The Streptomyces sp. SS1-1 genome has a segment encoding these proteins:
- the rplL gene encoding 50S ribosomal protein L7/L12 produces the protein MVALTQDELLAEFENMTLIQLSEFVKAFEEKFDVTAAAAAVVAAPAAGGAAGGGEAVEEKDEFDVILTGAGDKKIQVIKVVRELTSLGLKEAKDLVDGAPKPVLEKVNKEAADKAKESLEGAGASVEVK, from the coding sequence ATCGTGGCTCTCACCCAGGACGAACTGCTCGCCGAGTTCGAGAACATGACCCTGATCCAGCTCTCCGAGTTCGTGAAGGCGTTCGAGGAGAAGTTCGACGTCACCGCCGCCGCTGCGGCCGTCGTCGCCGCCCCGGCCGCCGGCGGTGCCGCCGGTGGTGGCGAGGCCGTCGAGGAGAAGGACGAGTTCGACGTCATCCTCACCGGCGCCGGCGACAAGAAGATCCAGGTCATCAAGGTCGTGCGTGAGCTGACCTCCCTCGGCCTGAAGGAGGCCAAGGACCTGGTCGACGGTGCGCCGAAGCCGGTTCTGGAGAAGGTCAACAAGGAGGCCGCGGACAAGGCCAAGGAGTCCCTCGAGGGCGCCGGCGCCTCCGTCGAGGTCAAGTAA
- the rplJ gene encoding 50S ribosomal protein L10, protein MARPDKAAAVAELTEQFRNSSAAVLTEYRGLTVAQLKTLRRSLGENAQYAVVKNTLTKIAANEAGISTLDDLFNGPTAVAFVTGDPVESAKGLRDFAKDNPNLVIKGGVLDGKALSADEIKKLADLESREVLLAKLAGALKGKQTQAAQVFQALPSKLVRTVDALRAKQDEQGGAE, encoded by the coding sequence ATGGCGAGGCCCGACAAGGCTGCCGCAGTGGCCGAGTTGACGGAGCAGTTCCGCAACTCCAGCGCTGCCGTGCTGACCGAGTACCGCGGTCTCACCGTGGCGCAGCTCAAGACGCTGCGTCGTTCGCTCGGTGAGAACGCCCAGTACGCCGTGGTGAAGAACACGCTGACCAAGATTGCGGCCAACGAGGCCGGGATCTCGACGCTGGACGACCTGTTCAACGGTCCGACGGCTGTCGCCTTCGTCACCGGTGACCCGGTGGAGTCGGCTAAGGGTCTGCGCGACTTCGCCAAGGACAACCCGAATCTCGTCATCAAGGGCGGTGTCCTTGACGGCAAGGCGCTGTCCGCCGACGAGATCAAGAAGCTTGCGGACCTCGAGTCCCGCGAGGTTCTGCTCGCCAAGCTGGCGGGCGCTCTGAAGGGCAAGCAGACGCAGGCTGCTCAGGTCTTCCAGGCGCTCCCGTCGAAGCTCGTCCGCACCGTGGACGCGCTTCGTGCCAAGCAGGACGAGCAGGGCGGTGCCGAGTAA
- the rplK gene encoding 50S ribosomal protein L11, which produces MPPKKKKVTGLIKLQIQAGAANPAPPVGPALGQHGVNIMEFCKAYNAATESQRGWVIPVEITVYEDRSFTFITKTPPAAKMILKAAGIEKGSGEPHKTKVAKITEAQVREIAQTKLPDLNANDLDAASKIIAGTARSMGVTVEG; this is translated from the coding sequence ATGCCTCCCAAGAAGAAGAAGGTCACGGGGCTCATCAAGCTCCAGATCCAGGCCGGTGCCGCGAACCCGGCCCCGCCGGTCGGCCCCGCGCTGGGTCAGCACGGCGTCAACATCATGGAGTTCTGCAAGGCCTACAACGCCGCGACCGAGTCGCAGCGTGGCTGGGTCATCCCGGTGGAGATCACGGTCTACGAGGACCGCTCCTTCACCTTCATCACCAAGACGCCTCCGGCCGCCAAGATGATCCTCAAGGCCGCGGGCATCGAGAAGGGCTCCGGCGAGCCGCACAAGACCAAGGTCGCCAAGATCACCGAGGCGCAGGTCCGCGAGATCGCCCAGACGAAGCTGCCCGACCTCAACGCCAACGACCTGGACGCCGCGTCGAAGATCATCGCCGGCACCGCGCGTTCCATGGGCGTCACGGTCGAGGGCTGA
- the rpoB gene encoding DNA-directed RNA polymerase subunit beta, giving the protein MAASRNASTANTNNGASTAPLRISFAKIKEPLEVPNLLALQTESFDWLLGNTAWQSRVEAALESGQDVPTKSGLEEIFEEISPIEDFSGSMSLTFRDHRFEPPKNSIDECKERDFTYAAPLFVTAEFTNNETGEIKSQTVFMGDFPLMTNKGTFVINGTERVVVSQLVRSPGVYFDSSIDKTSDKDIFSAKIIPSRGAWLEMEIDKRDMVGVRIDRKRKQSVTVLLKALGWTTEQILEEFGEYESMRATLEKDHTQGQDDALLDIYRKLRPGEPPTREAAQTLLENLYFNPKRYDLAKVGRYKVNKKLGADAPLDAGILTVEDIISTIKYLVKLHAGETETVGDSGQGIVVETDDIDHFGNRRLRSVGELIQNQVRTGLARMERVVRERMTTQDVEAITPQTLINIRPVVASIKEFFGTSQLSQFMDQNNPLSGLTHKRRLSALGPGGLSRERAGFEVRDVHPSHYGRMCPIETPEGPNIGLIGSLASYGRVNAFGFVETPYRKVIDGQVTDEVDYLTADEEDRFVIAQANAPLTDDLRFEEARVLVRRRGGEVDYVGGEDVDYMDVSPRQMVSVATAMIPFLEHDDANRALMGANMMRQAVPLIKAEAPLVGTGMEYRSAVDAGDVVKAEKAGVVQEVSADYITTANDDGTYITYRLAKFARSNQGTSVNQKVIVHEGDRIIEGQVLADGPATENGEMALGKNLLVAFMPWEGHNYEDAIILSQRLVQDDVLSSIHIEEHEVDARDTKLGPEEITRDIPNVSEEVLADLDERGIIRIGAEVVAGDILVGKVTPKGETELTPEERLLRAIFGEKAREVRDTSLKVPHGEIGKVIGVRVFDREEGDELPPGVNQLVRVYVAQKRKITDGDKLAGRHGNKGVISKILPIEDMPFLEDGTPVDIILNPLGVPSRMNPGQVLEIHLGWLASRGWDVSGLGEEWAQRLQAIGADQVAPGTNVATPVFDGAREDELAGLLQHTIPNRDGERMVQPTGKARLFDGRSGEPFPDPISIGYMYILKLHHLVDDKLHARSTGPYSMITQQPLGGKAQFGGQRFGEMEVWALEAYGAAYALQELLTIKSDDVTGRVKVYEAIVKGENIPEPGIPESFKVLIKEMQSLCLNVEVLSSDGMSIEMRDTDEDVFRAAEELGIDLSRREPSSVEEV; this is encoded by the coding sequence TTGGCCGCCTCGCGCAACGCCTCGACCGCGAATACGAACAACGGCGCCAGCACCGCCCCGCTGCGCATCTCTTTTGCAAAGATCAAGGAGCCCCTCGAGGTTCCGAACCTGCTCGCGCTGCAGACCGAGAGCTTCGACTGGCTGCTCGGCAACACCGCCTGGCAGAGTCGGGTCGAGGCGGCTCTGGAGTCCGGTCAGGACGTCCCCACCAAGTCCGGCCTCGAGGAGATCTTCGAGGAGATCTCCCCGATCGAGGACTTCTCCGGGTCGATGTCGCTGACGTTCCGCGACCACCGTTTCGAGCCCCCGAAGAACAGCATCGACGAGTGCAAGGAGCGCGACTTCACGTACGCGGCCCCGCTCTTCGTCACCGCCGAGTTCACCAACAACGAGACCGGCGAGATCAAGTCCCAGACGGTCTTCATGGGCGACTTCCCGCTCATGACCAACAAGGGCACCTTCGTCATCAACGGCACCGAGCGTGTCGTGGTGTCGCAGCTCGTCCGCTCGCCGGGCGTCTACTTCGACTCCTCCATCGACAAGACGTCCGACAAGGACATCTTCTCCGCCAAGATCATCCCGTCCCGGGGTGCCTGGCTGGAGATGGAGATCGACAAGCGCGACATGGTCGGTGTGCGCATCGACCGTAAGCGCAAGCAGTCCGTCACCGTCCTCCTGAAGGCTCTCGGCTGGACCACCGAGCAGATCCTCGAGGAGTTCGGCGAGTACGAGTCGATGCGCGCCACCCTGGAGAAGGACCACACCCAGGGCCAGGACGACGCGCTGCTCGACATCTACCGCAAGCTGCGTCCGGGCGAGCCGCCGACCCGTGAGGCCGCGCAGACGCTGCTCGAGAACCTCTACTTCAACCCCAAGCGATACGACCTCGCCAAGGTCGGCCGCTACAAGGTCAACAAGAAGCTGGGTGCGGACGCTCCGCTGGACGCGGGCATCCTGACCGTCGAGGACATCATCTCGACGATCAAGTACCTGGTGAAGCTGCACGCGGGCGAGACCGAGACGGTCGGCGACAGCGGTCAGGGCATCGTCGTCGAGACCGACGACATCGACCACTTCGGCAACCGTCGTCTGCGCAGCGTCGGCGAGCTCATCCAGAACCAGGTCCGTACGGGTCTGGCTCGTATGGAGCGCGTCGTGCGCGAGCGCATGACCACCCAGGACGTCGAGGCGATCACGCCGCAGACCCTGATCAACATCCGGCCGGTCGTCGCCTCCATCAAGGAGTTCTTCGGCACCAGCCAGCTGTCGCAGTTCATGGACCAGAACAACCCGCTGTCCGGGCTGACGCACAAGCGTCGTCTGTCCGCGCTCGGCCCGGGTGGTCTGTCCCGTGAGCGGGCCGGCTTCGAGGTCCGTGACGTCCACCCGTCGCACTACGGCCGCATGTGCCCGATCGAGACGCCCGAAGGCCCGAACATCGGTCTGATCGGCTCGCTCGCCTCGTACGGCCGCGTCAACGCGTTCGGTTTCGTCGAGACCCCGTACCGGAAGGTCATCGACGGCCAGGTCACCGACGAGGTGGACTACCTGACCGCCGACGAGGAGGACCGCTTCGTCATCGCGCAGGCCAACGCGCCGCTGACGGACGACCTCCGCTTCGAGGAGGCCCGCGTCCTCGTCCGCCGCCGTGGCGGCGAGGTCGACTACGTCGGCGGCGAGGACGTCGACTACATGGACGTCTCCCCGCGCCAGATGGTGTCGGTCGCGACGGCCATGATCCCGTTCCTCGAGCACGACGACGCCAACCGTGCCCTCATGGGCGCGAACATGATGCGCCAGGCCGTTCCGCTCATCAAGGCGGAGGCCCCGCTCGTCGGCACCGGCATGGAGTACCGCTCCGCCGTCGACGCCGGCGACGTCGTCAAGGCCGAGAAGGCCGGTGTGGTCCAGGAGGTCTCCGCGGACTACATCACCACCGCCAACGACGACGGCACGTACATCACGTACCGCCTGGCCAAGTTCGCCCGCTCCAACCAGGGCACCTCGGTCAACCAGAAGGTCATCGTCCACGAGGGCGACCGGATCATCGAGGGCCAGGTCCTGGCCGACGGTCCGGCCACCGAGAACGGCGAGATGGCCCTCGGCAAGAACCTGCTCGTGGCGTTCATGCCGTGGGAGGGTCACAACTACGAGGACGCGATCATCCTGTCGCAGCGCCTCGTGCAGGACGACGTCCTCTCCTCGATCCACATCGAGGAGCACGAGGTCGACGCCCGTGACACCAAGCTCGGCCCCGAGGAGATCACCCGGGACATCCCGAACGTCTCCGAGGAGGTCCTCGCCGACCTCGACGAGCGCGGCATCATCCGCATCGGTGCCGAGGTCGTCGCCGGCGACATCCTGGTCGGCAAGGTCACGCCCAAGGGCGAGACCGAGCTGACCCCGGAGGAGCGCCTGCTGCGCGCCATCTTCGGTGAGAAGGCCCGTGAGGTCCGTGACACCTCGCTGAAGGTGCCGCACGGCGAGATCGGCAAGGTCATCGGCGTCCGCGTCTTCGACCGCGAGGAGGGCGACGAGCTTCCCCCCGGTGTGAACCAGCTGGTGCGCGTGTACGTCGCGCAGAAGCGCAAGATCACCGACGGTGACAAGCTCGCCGGCCGTCACGGCAACAAGGGCGTCATCTCCAAGATCCTGCCGATCGAGGACATGCCGTTCCTGGAGGACGGCACCCCGGTCGACATCATCCTCAACCCGCTGGGTGTCCCGTCCCGAATGAACCCGGGACAGGTCCTGGAGATCCACCTCGGCTGGCTCGCCAGCCGCGGCTGGGACGTCTCCGGCCTCGGCGAGGAGTGGGCGCAGCGCCTCCAGGCCATCGGCGCCGACCAGGTCGCCCCCGGCACCAACGTCGCGACCCCGGTCTTCGACGGTGCCCGGGAGGACGAGCTGGCGGGTCTGCTGCAGCACACCATCCCGAACCGGGACGGCGAGCGCATGGTGCAGCCGACCGGTAAGGCGCGGCTGTTCGACGGCCGCTCCGGTGAGCCGTTCCCGGACCCGATCTCCATCGGGTACATGTACATCCTGAAGCTGCACCACCTGGTCGACGACAAGCTGCACGCCCGTTCGACCGGCCCGTACTCGATGATCACCCAGCAGCCGCTGGGTGGTAAGGCCCAGTTCGGTGGCCAGCGGTTCGGCGAGATGGAGGTGTGGGCGCTGGAGGCGTACGGCGCCGCCTACGCCCTCCAGGAGCTGCTGACCATCAAGTCCGACGACGTCACCGGCCGCGTGAAGGTCTACGAGGCCATCGTCAAGGGCGAGAACATCCCCGAGCCCGGCATCCCCGAGTCCTTCAAGGTGCTCATCAAGGAGATGCAGTCGCTCTGCCTGAACGTGGAGGTGCTGTCCAGCGACGGTATGTCCATCGAGATGCGTGACACCGACGAGGACGTCTTCCGCGCTGCGGAGGAGCTCGGCATCGACCTGTCCCGGCGCGAGCCGAGCAGCGTCGAAGAGGTCTGA
- the rplA gene encoding 50S ribosomal protein L1, giving the protein MSKRSKSLRAADAKIDRDKLYAPLEAVRLAKETSTTKFDGTVEVAFRLGVDPRKADQMVRGTVNLPHGTGKTARVLVFATGDRAEAARAAGADIVGADELIDEVSKGRLDFDAVVATPDLMGKVGRLGRVLGPRGLMPNPKTGTVTPDVAKAVNDIKGGKIEFRVDKHSNLHFIIGKTSFDDTKLVENYGAALEEILRLKPSAAKGRYIKKAAISTTMGPGIPLDANRTRNLLVEEDPAAV; this is encoded by the coding sequence GTGAGCAAGCGCAGCAAGTCTCTCCGCGCTGCGGACGCCAAGATCGACCGGGACAAGCTCTACGCCCCGCTCGAGGCCGTCCGTCTCGCCAAGGAGACGTCCACGACCAAGTTCGACGGCACCGTCGAGGTCGCCTTCCGCCTGGGTGTCGACCCGCGCAAGGCCGACCAGATGGTCCGTGGCACCGTGAACCTTCCGCACGGCACCGGTAAGACCGCCCGGGTCCTGGTCTTCGCGACCGGTGACCGTGCCGAGGCCGCGCGTGCCGCGGGCGCCGACATCGTCGGCGCCGACGAGCTGATCGACGAGGTCTCGAAGGGCCGCCTGGACTTCGACGCCGTCGTCGCCACCCCGGACCTCATGGGCAAGGTCGGCCGCCTCGGCCGCGTCCTCGGCCCCCGTGGTCTGATGCCGAACCCGAAGACCGGCACCGTCACGCCGGACGTCGCCAAGGCTGTCAACGACATCAAGGGCGGCAAGATCGAGTTCCGCGTCGACAAGCACTCGAACCTGCACTTCATCATCGGCAAGACGTCGTTCGACGACACCAAGCTGGTGGAGAACTACGGCGCGGCCCTGGAGGAGATCCTCCGTCTGAAGCCGTCCGCCGCCAAGGGTCGCTACATCAAGAAGGCCGCCATCAGCACCACGATGGGCCCCGGCATTCCGCTGGACGCCAACCGCACCCGCAACCTCCTCGTCGAGGAGGACCCGGCCGCGGTCTGA